In Diachasmimorpha longicaudata isolate KC_UGA_2023 chromosome 7, iyDiaLong2, whole genome shotgun sequence, the following proteins share a genomic window:
- the Bet1 gene encoding BET1 homolog isoform X1, with translation MRRSHSGERAGYSYEPLPTTSRNLLEDENERLEGELKDKIHALKSLSIDIGTEVKYQDKMLRGMDEDFERTSGSLSSSVSRVIRMAKAGHNYYILYLFLFSIFVFFVIWIVLKFK, from the exons ATGAGGCGATCACACTCGGGTGAGCGGG CGGGCTATAGCTATGAGCCTCTACCCACTACATCACGAAATCTTCTTGAAGATGAAAACGAAAGGCTGGAGGGTGAACTCAAGGATAAAATTCACGCCCTCAAGAGTTTGTCGATAGACATTGGAACTGAGGTCAAATATCAGGATAAAATGTTACGTGGCATG gacGAGGATTTTGAGAGGACGAGTGGCTCACTGTCGTCATCAGTCTCCAGGGTAATTCGAATGGCCAAAGCTGGACACAACTACTACattctctatttatttttattctctatatttgtatttttcgttatttggATAGTGTTAAAATTTAAGTGA
- the Bet1 gene encoding BET1 homolog isoform X2, with product MRRSHSAGYSYEPLPTTSRNLLEDENERLEGELKDKIHALKSLSIDIGTEVKYQDKMLRGMDEDFERTSGSLSSSVSRVIRMAKAGHNYYILYLFLFSIFVFFVIWIVLKFK from the exons ATGAGGCGATCACACTCGG CGGGCTATAGCTATGAGCCTCTACCCACTACATCACGAAATCTTCTTGAAGATGAAAACGAAAGGCTGGAGGGTGAACTCAAGGATAAAATTCACGCCCTCAAGAGTTTGTCGATAGACATTGGAACTGAGGTCAAATATCAGGATAAAATGTTACGTGGCATG gacGAGGATTTTGAGAGGACGAGTGGCTCACTGTCGTCATCAGTCTCCAGGGTAATTCGAATGGCCAAAGCTGGACACAACTACTACattctctatttatttttattctctatatttgtatttttcgttatttggATAGTGTTAAAATTTAAGTGA
- the LOC135164811 gene encoding KN motif and ankyrin repeat domain-containing protein 2 isoform X2 has translation MGVKNFFMKRLPFCKMKKKKYHGASPISPLQNAAHLDRGMDFDNASIGSGNSNHSTGTLQNIREQMAVSLERMRQLEDQVKSIPILQVQVSILKDEKRNLQNQVQELNRKRLSEITDQRLSSQSISECHCPQSSNGTRDAGTMCGVVTRDIGVSHQQIRTRDVGIVTSTPIQPFGDPKSREFAALRIDERDLDHRQHLSSNLPRSTKLSFSESDTCSLSRLSRSSETSDSTCPEVCRKNSLGRGPLKVESILPDLKQFKDCSTTTDQTRRTTCSIGTGTLWTMKDIYTSDDIAVIVENAIKTYEEAVKKATLSQGIQCCIQSYMTKDQEVQVSEPFRLKSNVGVTAKPRTTEVGTEVGPGPGTRSIATGPDPVSIQTISLNSMNLRSHSFNYGDTKPKRKMSKSIGVSVEGLIKMTTRSTNTASLVPKTREFGTSPIKKKFVDVSVGDSLKPHIAISCAANYCDNCKETIKSLAKQMSSSTEGHYKNVDSPSTNVTSKIPRPSHIPLNTQDFRRQFKRQDTYTKIPVGVIRYDADNRENYETISNKLERIEAEESRDENKKCILSPPEKEVHSEEKPLPDSALFEPIRDKSREKKEPSKEMRAALKVLNDNLRKSPSKNISHQTKNAANIIQQEWFNISSTVTANPLEVEDYLDCFEEYSSFLLEYIVNMTDSSGNTAMHYAVSHGNFDVVSILLDSKVCDINKANVAGYTAVMLAALAEVRNSTHASVANRLFQLADVNIRAKLHGQTALMLAVSHGRKDMTHLLLEAGAAVNIQDEDGSTALMCAAEHGHTDIVRTLLSHPDCDSSITDIDGSSALKIALEAGHRDIGILLYAHEHVNRGTSPYSSVRRSRRGSKPTTPTGPSPSAPASPAPSRRFHTTNTTSKYSSK, from the exons AtgggagtgaaaaattttttcatgaaacgaTTGCCCTTCTGCAaaatgaagaagaagaaataTC ATGGAGCATCACCGATATCGCCCCTTCAAAATGCGGCCCACCTGGACAGAGGTATGGATTTTGATAATGCAAGCATTGGAAGTGGAAACTCAAATCACAGCACTGGAACTCTCCAG AACATTAGGGAGCAAATGGCGGTGTCACTGGAGCGAATGCGTCAATTGGAAGATCAAGTTAAATCCATACCAATATTGCAG GTTCAAGTGTCAATCCTCAAGGATGAGAAACGCAACCTTCAGAACCAGGTGCAGGAACTCAACCGAAAAAGACTGAGTGAAATAACCGATCAAAGATTGAGCAGCCAATCAATCTCGGAGTGTCACTGCCCCCAAAGTTCAAATGGTACAAGAGACGCGGGTACAATGTGTGGCGTCGTAACAAGAGACATTGGTGTATCTCATCaacag ATCCGCACACGCGATGTGGGAATAGTGACAAGTACGCCAATCCAACCCTTTGGTGATCCAAAATCAAGAGAGTTTGCAGCCCTGAGAATTGACGAGAGGGACTTAGATCACAGACAGCATTTATCCTCAAATCTACCACGAAGtacaaaattatcattttcagaGAGTGACACCTGTAGTTTATCCAGACTCTCTAGGAGTAGTGAAACAAGTGACAGCACTTGCCCTGAAGTATGTCGGAAGAATTCACTGGGTAGAGGACCGTTAAAAGTGGAGAGTATTCTCCCTGACTTGAAGCAGTTCAAAGACTGTTCAACCACTACCGACCAAACTCGGAGAACCACATGCTCTATCGGTACTGGTACATTATGGACGATGAAAGACATCTACACCTCCGATGACATAGCTGTGATCGTTGAAAATGCTATAAAAACGTATGAAGAAGCTGTGAAGAAGGCGACGTTGTCGCAAGGTATTCAGTGTTGTATCCAGAGTTATATGACGAAGGATCAGGAGGTACAGGTGTCCGAGCCATTCAGGTTGAAGTCAAATGTCGGAGTAACGGCTAAGCCTAGGACTACAGAGGTGGGCACGGAGGTGGGACCTGGACCAGGCACAAGATCAATAGCCACTGGACCGGATCCTGTCTCGATTCAGACAATTTCACTGAACTCAATGAACCTACGGAGTCACTCATTCAATTATGGTGATACAAAACCAAAACGTAAAATGAGTAAATCTATTGGTGTCAGCGTTGAAGGTCTCATAAAAATGACAACGAGAAGCACCAATACAGCGAGTCTCGTTCCGAAGACTCGTGAATTTGGCACCTCACCAATCAAAAAGAAATTCGTCGATGTTTCTGTTGGAGATTCTCTCAAGCCCCACATTGCTATATCGTGTGCTGCTAATTACTGTGACAACTGCAAGGAAACGATTAAATCTCTTGCCAAGCAGATGTCCAGCAGTACTGAGGGTCATTATAAAAATGTTGACAGCCCAAGCACAAATGTCACGTCTAAAATACCACGACCTTCACACATTCCCCTTAACACACAAGACTTCAGAAGACAGTTCAAGAGACAAGACACTTATACGAAAATTCCTGTTGGAGTAATTCGATATGATGCTGATAACAGGGAGAATTATGAGACGATCAGCAATAA ACTTGAGCGAATTGAAGCCGAGGAGAGCCGAGACGAGAATAAAAAGTGCATCTTATCACCACCCGAGAAGGAAGTGCACAGTGAAGAGAAACCTCTACCTGATTCAGCGCTCTTCGAGCCGATAAGGGACAAATCTCGAGAGAAGAAAGAGCCATCAAAAGAAATGAGAGCTGCCCTGAAGGTGCTCAACGATAACCTGCGAAAATCCCCGAGTAAAAATATATCACATCAAACGAAGAATGCAGCGAACATAATTCAACAGGAATGGTTCAACATATCAAGCACAGTAACAGCAAATCCTCTGGAGGTTGAGGATTATCTCGACTGTTTCGAAGAATACTCGAGCTTTCTTCTCGAGTACATCGTCAACATGACTGATTCAAGTGGCAACACAGCCATGCACTACGCTGTATCACATGGTAATTTCGATGTTGTCTCCATTCTGCTGGACTCCAAGGTCTGTGATATCAACAAAGCCAATGTGGCTGGTTACACAGCAGTGATGCTTGCAGCACTGGCTGAAGTGAGGAATTCCACTCATGCATCAGTGGCCAACAGGCTCTTTCAGCTGGCAGACGTCAATATCAGAGCAAAATTACATGGACAAACAGCTCTCATGCTGGCTGTGTCACACGGCCGTAAAGACATGACACATCTTCTGCTGGAGGCTGGGGCAGCTGTCAACATTCAGGACGAAGACGGCAGTACAGCGCTGATGTGTGCTGCTGAGCATGGACACACAGACATCGTCAGAACACTGCTATCTCATCCTGATTGTGACTCGTCAATAACAGACATTGATGGCAGTTCAGCATTAAAAATAGCTCTGGAGGCTGGACATCGTGATATTGGCATTTTACTTTACGCCCATGAGCATGTTAATCGCGGAACAAGTCCATACTCATCGGTAAGGAGAAGTCGAAGGGGCTCCAAACCCACAACACCCACTGGACCATCACCATCAGCACCAGCAAGTCCAGCACCTTCACGTCGATTTCACACAACCAACACAACTTCCAAATATTCATCgaagtaa